Proteins co-encoded in one Gossypium arboreum isolate Shixiya-1 chromosome 11, ASM2569848v2, whole genome shotgun sequence genomic window:
- the LOC128283855 gene encoding uncharacterized protein LOC128283855 has translation MAPYEALYGHKCRTPLCWTDLGERRVLGPKLVFDTEDKVRLIQDRLKAASNRQKSYADLKRREIKFIRLYHILKRVGPVAYQLKLPPKLNRIHDVFHISMLRHYRSDLMHVVPVEEIEVRPNLTFEEELVQILDRDVKTLRRKSILLVKVLWRNHSTEEATWEPKDAMRQ, from the exons atggcaccttatgaggcactttatggccATAAGTGTCGCACTCCTTTATGCTGGACTGATTTGGGTGAGCGACGAGTTCTGGGTCCTAAACTAGTTTttgatactgaggataaagtcAGATTGATACAGGATCGACTGAAAGCAGCATCcaatagacaaaagtcttatgcggaCTTGAAGCGACGCGAGATCAA gtttattagaCTCTATCACATACTGAAACGAGTGGGACCGGTTGCTTACCAATTGAAGCTACCTCCAAAGTTAAACcgtattcacgatgtgttccatatCTCAATGTTGAGGCACTACCGCTCTGATCTCATGCATGTTGTTCCTGtggaggagatcgaggttaggccaAATCTGACCTTCGAGGAAGAGCTGGTTCAGATATTGGATCGCGACGTTAAGACTCTGAGGAGAAAATCCATTCTACTGGTTAAGGTTCTAtggcggaatcatagcactgaggaggctacatgggagcctaagGATGCGATGCGTcagtag